ATGTGCGTCAATTCATGAAACCTATTTCGAAATTCTACCGAGTCATAGTTCGAGAATTGCCAAAGAGCCGTATTCCTGAGAGTCAACGGCACTCTGGGGGATGAAACAACAGTCTGGCCAGGCGCAGGCCGCCCCGACGCCGGCGACGATCTTTTCGCTCTTTCATGACGGACGCTTCGTAACGACCGATCTCAGCGTCTGCATGGATAGCCGGTTCGACAGGATTGTGGGAGGGTGAACTTTTTCGTGTGGACAAAGTCCGGACGTATGCCATCATTGCATCATGGCCCTTCGAGAAACCACCAAGCAGGACCGAATCGAGCTCAGAGTCAACCAGCGCCAGAAGGCCCTCATAGAAGAGGCGGCGAGTCTGAGCGGCATGAGTTTAAGTTCCTACATGCTTGCAAAAGCGCTCAAATCGGCGCGACAGGAGATCCAGGAAGCCGAAATCATCCGGCTTTCTGATCGTGATCGCGATCTGTTTCTCAAAGCTCTGGATACGGCCCCAAAACCCAGCGCCAGACTAAAGAAAGCGGTAAAAAGGTTTCACGACCGGTGAGTGAATTTCGGATTGTCCCGTTTTCCAGAGCGATCGACCTGCAACAGTTCGACGCCGGAGTCGATGCGCTGACCGAGTATCTCAAGAAATATGCCCGACAGAATCAGGACAGAGGCATCGGCAGGACCTACGTACTGACAGACTCCAACAACAGAGCCATCGGATACTACGTTGTGAGCATGGCCGAAGTCTCATTCGCATCCTTGCCCGACTTGGTTAAAAAGCGTGTTCCTCGCTATCCTTTACCTGCAATGCGAATTGGAAGACTTGCCGTCGATCATCGCTACCGCGGCCAGAAACTCGGCGAGATGCTTCTCGTAGACGCTTTGCAACGCTCCGTCAATCTGTTCCATCAGGTCGGTCTCTTTGCGGTGATTGTCGATGCGAAGGATGCGGTAGCAGAAGGATTCTATGAACACTTCGGCTTCAAGCATTTCGTCGATCGGCCCGCCTCGCTATTCCTGCCAATGGGAAGCATTGTGAAAGCGTTTGAATCCTGAGGCGACTCAGGCCGATATCAAACCCAGTGCCTTCGCAGTTTGGATGCTTTTTATATCTTTCTCATGCAGCCGTTCCGCTTCCTCCAGGTCATACAGATTTTGTAGATTGAGCCAGAAGGCCGCGGGAATCTCGAAGAACTTGCCGAGCTTCAGCGCTGTTTCAGCAGAAATGCCGCGTTCGCCTCTAACGATCTGCCCGAGGCGAGTCTGCGATAGGCCTGTCTCTTGAGAGAGACGGTAGACCGATATCTCCATCGGAACCAGAAACTCTTCTTTAAGGATTTCGCCGGGATGTATATTCTTCAGTCGCTTCATATTCGCCTCATTCAGTGATAGTCTGTGATCTCTACGTCATGCAGACCTTGCCCTATCAACTACGGTAGACTGTATCGCTATTGAGCCAGCGCCGAAATCTACTAAAGCAACCGAGCAATTGCGGCTTGATCTTGAGCAGAAATCTGCGGAACCCGCCTCTCTCGATCCTTTTTGATCTGATTTATTAGCTGGTCAAAATCATATAGGGTAACCTTACCGATGTCCAGACCGAGCTTGCGAACAGATAGCTTAAAAATGATGGATTGCCCCCTTTTTGGATCGAAAACCGTGGAAGTGGTTTCCTTGGGAAAGCTGTCATCAATCACCATCCGTACATTTCGAAGTTCTGTCGCCTCCCATAGGAAGGTAAGCAAGGTCTCACGTCCAAACCAGCCAAAACCATTACTCTCCCAGTGGTCCTGTCGGTCCGTCGTGGCCCTGTCGCACAGTATCAAGATTTCTGCAAGTATCGTGTAAGGAAAATCCTGATAGGAATGAACCGCAATGATTCGCATAAAGAAGAGATCATCGTAATCCTTTCCCCAATCCAAGCCCCAATCAGTATAATGACGCAAGTCAGCTATTCTGCCCTGAGATGAATTCGCAGCTTGCGCTAATGATTCGCTTAGCTGTTGAAAGCCATCATCGAAAGATCTACGGAAGTCAGCATAGAGTTTCTCTCTTAGAAAGAGAGGAATTTTACAATCATCAATCAAAATTGGGAGGAGTATGATATGACGCTCTTCAAGCTCGCGCATTAAACCTGCATTCAACTCCTTTCTGCACCACTCTGATTCGACTGCTGCTTTCGAAAGTACGATACACAAGTAATCAGCATTTTGAATAGCCTGCTGAATTCGGTCCAAGAGCGAATCACCGACTTTCAGTTCCCAGCGATCGAGCCAAACATTCATGCGCTCTTTGACAAGCTCTACTGCGAGCTTATCGACAAACGCGCTATCAGTTCTCGAGTAACTAATAAATACCGACATTTGTTAACTCCACTCCGCTGATATTGTTACCGTCGCCTGCAAGGTGTACCCGAGTCCGGACGGTCCGGTCCATGGAATCCATAAACTCCAGACGTTATCTACGACCCATGTGCCTCGTCCTCTCGAGCCGAGTCCTAGGTGGCAAATCGGTAGTTATCGGCATGGAATAACGCAGTGGCTACTGGATGCGAGTATCGGCTATTTGATCCAGACCGAAATCAACTGCAGAGCAAAACCAGCTATCAATGCAACGAGCCCGCTTTTTGTCCATATGTGCCGCTTGCTCTCTGCTCCCTCTTCGGCTTTCTGAATGTCGCCCTCGTCCCAGGTTTGACCTGACGGGCGCCACGGCACCTCTTTCCACCAAAGTATGGACACACCCACGATATCAAGACATAGGCCTGCACTGGCAAAGATTGTACTGCTTTCCATCCTTCTACACTCTTCTCGACCGCTCTCCAGCGCTCGTCCCTTGTACACACTTATCTACGCACTTGTCAATAACAAAATATTGACCAAGGATACTCATCCCCCTCTCACCAGCCGCTCCATCGCATCGATGGCAAGGGCATAGTTATCCGAAGTGCGGCCGATCTTCGCGCCGAGTATGCCGCCTTCAAGCAGCATGAAGGCGACCGTGGCCAGCTTCTCTGTATCGGTCGGAGGCATCTCGGCGGCGGCGATGGCTGCGTCAAAGACGGACTTGAAACGCGCCCTTGCATCGCCATAGATGCGATGCAGGATGCGATGGAAGTCCTCGTCGACGTTGCTCATCTCCTGAATGAGATTGGCGACGGGGCATCCGCGGCTGAGATCCAGTCGTCCCATTTCGCGAAGGCTTGCGAAAAGGTTATCAAGATAGGGAGGCTCCACATCCGGAACGAGGATCTGCAGTCTCTCTTCCATCATTGCCATCGCCATCTCTTTCTTACTCTGAAAGAAATGATACATCGAGCCTTTGTTGATGCCGGCCTTGCCGAGGATGGCCGACAGCGACGCTCCCTGATAGCCATGCGTGAAGATCTCGTCGAAGGTGATGTCGATCAGTCGTGCCCTTGTATCGTGCCTCATTTTTCTCATCCTCCGAAAAAAATCCGCGCCCACTTGACCGATCGGTCAGATTACACTATACTGAATTTGACCGATTGGTCAAGTCACTTATCACACCACCAGAGAGGATTTCATAATGATAGTAGTAACAGCAGCATCGGGCCAGCTCGGACGGCTTGTCGTCCAGGAGCTCTTAAAATCGGTGCCGGCCGCAGAGATCGTTGCCGGAGTCCGTTCTCCCGAAAAGGCGAAGGATCTTGCGGGCACAGGCGTGCAGGTGCGCGAACTCGACTACACAAAGCCAGAGACGATTCAGGCCGCCCTTGCCGGCGTGAAGAAACTGCTTCTGATCTCGTCTAACGCAGTCGGATCGCGGGCCGCCGAACATAAAAACGTAATTGATGCGGCAAAAAAGGTCGGAGTGGAGCTCATCGCCTACACGAGCATATTGCATGCCGACACGACTCCGATGATTCTCGCGCAGGAGCATAAAGAGACCGAGGCCATGATCAAGGCGTCGGGACTGCCTTACGTTTTTCTTCGCAACGGATGGTACACCGAGAACTACACGGCCAATATCGCTCCAGTCCTTCAGCATGGCGCCGTTCTCGGATCGGCGAAAGACGGTAAGTTTTCGTTAGCCGCCCGGGCCGACTACGCAGCGGCCGCGGCGAAGGTTCTAACGCTGGATAACCAGGCCGGCAAGATCTACGAGCTGGCCGGCGACGTCGCCTATACGCTTGCCGATTATGCCGCCGAGATCGCGAAGCAGACGGGCAAGACCATCGTTTACAGTGATATGCCCGAGGCCGACTACGCGAAAGTTCTGGTCAGCGTCGGACTGCCCGAAGGCTTCGCGAGCGTGCTCGCCGACTGCGACACCGGCGCCTCGAAGGGAGCGCTCTTTGAAGACAGCAAAACGCTGAGCAAGCTGATCGGTCGTGCGACGACTCCGATCGCCGAGTCGATTAAGGCTGCGCTGTAAGAGCTTTGCAAGATAGTAGATGCCCTGGTCGCGCTATACTGGCCAGGGCTTGTGCTGTATCGATGCAGATACTCTGGTCTATGCTGTGTGATCCTGCATCTTAGTTCGTGAGCCTAATCAGCGTTGCACGCCCGCCGGGCACCTTCATGAAGATCTGGCAGACGCAGGTCTCGGCGGTGGCAGTGGCCGCGGTTCGAGAGATGCAATCAGATGAATCGTTATCGGCAGCACAACATGCTGTGACACCACGCTGCCATCCTCGGGTTACCGGAGTGACCCGATCCATCCAGCGTTTTTCTTCCGGGTTTACAAAGCCTGACGGACTTTCCTCCTGCATATTCTGAATAGAGTACAGTAAAGCGGCAACAAACTTTTCTTCTTGCACACGTTTTCGGACCGACAACTCACAGCTTGCAGCCATCTCCGCCAAATCACCGTGGTCTATGGCTCGCTGAGATGAAGCGCCGTACTCTATCAAATAAAGATACTCCGACAATCGGTCCCTATCATCACAGTGAGCTGGGATATGCGCCTCGCTTGCCGCTGCATAGGGAGCGCACGACCAGCCCTCGAAGTAGCGCTCCAGAACAGCGGGCTCAACTTGCCCGTGAACACAAGACGCAAAGAGAAGAAGCATGACAATGGACCATGCTGTGTGATGCTTGGGATTCGTTTTCATTTCGCGGATACGGTTCACAGTTTTACTCATTTATTTTTCACGAGAAAGCGGCTTATACGGGATGCTATTATCGAGAGGCTCTTCACTGAACCAGCGATAGAAGACCTGATTCTCTGGCTTCAAGCGTTCTTCAAGGGGTACAGCTTCGTCCTCGAATGACTCGCATAGTTTGATCAGCTTTGTTCGATCTTCAAACGTATGCGACCAAAACCGGCCGAGCGAATCCCTGTAAGTATTCAGGCGATAACTTTCAAAGTACGAAGCATGCTCACGAAGGTTCAAGAAGCCTATAAATTTGCCATTCATAGTATAAGCAGCTGCTCGTTTCGGTACAAAGGTCATCCGCCTTGCATCGACAACGACATCACCGACCGTAACTAATTGAAGTTCGTCATAGTTCTGGCCGTCTAACCGCAACCGGGGCAGAAATGGTAGGTGATGACGCCATTCCACAAAATGCCGAGCGCCCATCAGGGGGATAGGGCCATCGTCCCATTCAGAGAAAATGTTGCATTCAATAAGATGCGGAACCAACTTCCGGTCTATCCGATCCTCCAGAAGAAGATCTGATCGCTGCACCCAGCAACCAGCCGAAAGGGAAAACCAGACTGCGGACCCGCTTCGCTTCAGGGAATGGCTGCCCGTGATGCTGTAGATTTCGCCGAAGCGAAGATCCAAATTTGTGGCTGCGTCTATGCGAGGCTGTGCGCGACAGGGAACGCCCTCGCCATAAACGATGGCCAGCCGCGGTACTGCCAGAAGGGGCGCTCCGAAGAGCATTATAACCATGAACAGTAATTGTTTCATATGCCCCCACTATCAGCCACTACCCTTCGTCTGGATCGCAGGCCGAAATCTTTTTGTTTCCCTTTTCCACGCGTTGTCGCCCGAGCTACTCCGGCCAGTATCTCTGCCAGATTTTCCTCTTGCCTGTCCGGACTCCGTCGTGTATTCATAGGACATTCTGCACGGGAATCCACGATGGCTCAACAAAAGTTTTCTTCTCTCAGCGACGATCTTGACGAGGTAATACGACTGCTTCCTGTCGCCGCTTTTCTGATGGACGAACTGGGACGCATCCTTTTCGCAAACGAACGATTTCGTTCTATGGTCGCCCCTCCCGCCGCAGAGGATTTGACCATTTTCGATCTCATGCAGCTCGGGACGAGCGACACACAACGCGACACCTTCAGGGACATCCTTGCGCAAAGTCATGATGTTCTTTCCGTGAATGCAGACGGCAAGGCACGGCATCTGCACATCCGATTTTCGGATGCGCCTCTTCAATCCAGCCAGCTGTACATCGGCATAGTCGAAGACCGCACCGATCAGTTTACGACGCTCGCCGGTCTGCGCCAGAGCGAGGATCGCCTGGAAGCGATCTTTCAGTCCACTCCGCTTGGTATGTGTATTACCGATTCAAAGGGATACTTCGAAACCGTTAACCAGGCCTACTGTCGATTGTACGGCTACACGCCCCAGGAGCTGATCGGCCGTCACTTCACCATCGTCGTTCCTGAATCCCATAAGGCGCAGCTTGCGGATCTGCATGATCGTTTTATAGAAGAGGGCGCGGAGATTCGCGGCGAGTGGGATGTGCAACGCAAAGACGGCTCGATTCTGACCATCCTCGCCGACGCCGTGCGCATCGTCGGCAGCGACGGTTCCTATAAAAAGGTGACGTTCGCTATGGATATCACCGACAAGAAACGCGCCGAACGTCTGAAAGAAGATATCGAACAGATTACGCGTCACGATATCAAGTCGCCTCTGTCGGGCATCATGAGCCTTGCTCGATTCTCTAAAACGCAGGCAGGCATTCCCGAAGACGCTCGCAGAAAATTTGGCATGATTGAAGAATCGTGTCGCAAGATCTTCGATCTGCTCAACCTCTCGCGAGGAGTGTATCTGATGGAACAGGGCGAGTACACGCTTGACGTCTCTGAGGTTAACCTTCTCTCGCTTCTTGATCAGATTGTGAGCGATCTGCATGCAGAGACGGTGGCCCGGAACATCGATCTCCGGATCGAAAATGAAACGAATCAGGCGCTCATCTTTTATGGTGAAGAGTTGCTGCTCTACTCCATGCTCAGCAATCTCATACGCAACGCCGTCGAGGCCTCTCCGGAAGGCGAGAAGATCACCGTGCGTGTCATCCCACCTCAACGAAGAGACGAGACGTTGCGGATCTGCATCCATAACAAGGGTGCCATCCCCGAATCCATCCGACCCGTATTCTTTAACAAGTATGTGACATATGGTAAAACCGGCGGGACCGGCCTCGGGACCTACAGCGCCATGCTGATTGCGCGGAGTCACGGCGGGACCATCCGCTTTGAAACGGACGATGATCGCGGCACGGAGGTCGAGGTGCTTCTGCCGACGGGATGATATATTGCGGTCTGGTTCAGCAGTGATAGGGGAGGTTGGCTATGTTTGCAGGATTCTCGTGAGTTTTCTGGTGGCTGCATCGACACAAATAGTGCAAAAAACCTCAGGATTCCAGTGGCCCTTCACCCAAGATGGTGAAGTTCCTCCATCTTCCAGCGAGATCACCCCCATTGCGATCAGCATCAGATAGACGAATATATAACAACGAGAATATCCTGTAGCATTCGCAATCGCCGACAACCTTCCCCAGTCGCGGTCATCCGGATAAAAATTCACCCGGCACAGCTCCTGCCCTTCTTCCTGATACTGCTTTTTCCATTTGCCGGTCCTCTCAAGGAAGCCCAGCTTGAAATCCAGCATAGGATCATTCATAAGCCCGGCCAGATACGAAGAAAGCGCATGATGCCCTATCTTTAGGTAGGGGCTGCGCCAGAAAAACCGCTTAAAATACGATTTCGGAATCAGCAAGGTGGAGCGGGTCCGGTAGTAGGGCTCCCCATCAATGCAAGTCTGCTCGTTCATACGAACGGAGGGTCGAAGAAAGATCGATTTGATAGAAATTTTTTTCCAGAAAAGAAGAAAACGGCAGCCACCACGCCATTACGCCCCTGTTCGTTCTCAATCATGCGCCGCTAAAAAGCCCCGCTGGGCGAAATCACAATGTCGATCGGGCAATTCACATCATATAAATATTGAAAACCTCGCGATTGAAAATCAAGCGTTCGGATTCCTTCCTGCGCCTCCTTCCATGATTCAGCCCTGAGTGAGCAAAGAAAATGGCTATCCCTCTTGATGCATCCCTGATCCAGATCTGATCCAGATCTGATCCAGATCTGATAGGGCGAATGTCAGACTCAAACCATCACCATTCTCAAACAATATCTTTCCTGTTACCACAATCTCTCTCTCGACGAAAAGGCATTCAATTGTTTGATGAAGCAGCATCGCCCCATCGCTGTCAAAATGAGAAATAAGTAAAATAGAATCCTCGGGATGCGCCATGGTCACGCCCTGCAAGAA
This region of Leptonema illini DSM 21528 genomic DNA includes:
- a CDS encoding DUF1564 family protein, yielding MNEQTCIDGEPYYRTRSTLLIPKSYFKRFFWRSPYLKIGHHALSSYLAGLMNDPMLDFKLGFLERTGKWKKQYQEEGQELCRVNFYPDDRDWGRLSAIANATGYSRCYIFVYLMLIAMGVISLEDGGTSPSWVKGHWNPEVFCTICVDAATRKLTRILQT
- a CDS encoding TetR/AcrR family transcriptional regulator produces the protein MRHDTRARLIDITFDEIFTHGYQGASLSAILGKAGINKGSMYHFFQSKKEMAMAMMEERLQILVPDVEPPYLDNLFASLREMGRLDLSRGCPVANLIQEMSNVDEDFHRILHRIYGDARARFKSVFDAAIAAAEMPPTDTEKLATVAFMLLEGGILGAKIGRTSDNYALAIDAMERLVRGG
- a CDS encoding DUF1778 domain-containing protein — its product is MALRETTKQDRIELRVNQRQKALIEEAASLSGMSLSSYMLAKALKSARQEIQEAEIIRLSDRDRDLFLKALDTAPKPSARLKKAVKRFHDR
- a CDS encoding SDR family oxidoreductase, which codes for MIVVTAASGQLGRLVVQELLKSVPAAEIVAGVRSPEKAKDLAGTGVQVRELDYTKPETIQAALAGVKKLLLISSNAVGSRAAEHKNVIDAAKKVGVELIAYTSILHADTTPMILAQEHKETEAMIKASGLPYVFLRNGWYTENYTANIAPVLQHGAVLGSAKDGKFSLAARADYAAAAAKVLTLDNQAGKIYELAGDVAYTLADYAAEIAKQTGKTIVYSDMPEADYAKVLVSVGLPEGFASVLADCDTGASKGALFEDSKTLSKLIGRATTPIAESIKAAL
- a CDS encoding YoaP domain-containing protein, encoding MKQQSGQAQAAPTPATIFSLFHDGRFVTTDLSVCMDSRFDRIVGG
- a CDS encoding GNAT family N-acetyltransferase; this encodes MSEFRIVPFSRAIDLQQFDAGVDALTEYLKKYARQNQDRGIGRTYVLTDSNNRAIGYYVVSMAEVSFASLPDLVKKRVPRYPLPAMRIGRLAVDHRYRGQKLGEMLLVDALQRSVNLFHQVGLFAVIVDAKDAVAEGFYEHFGFKHFVDRPASLFLPMGSIVKAFES
- a CDS encoding toll/interleukin-1 receptor domain-containing protein: MSVFISYSRTDSAFVDKLAVELVKERMNVWLDRWELKVGDSLLDRIQQAIQNADYLCIVLSKAAVESEWCRKELNAGLMRELEERHIILLPILIDDCKIPLFLREKLYADFRRSFDDGFQQLSESLAQAANSSQGRIADLRHYTDWGLDWGKDYDDLFFMRIIAVHSYQDFPYTILAEILILCDRATTDRQDHWESNGFGWFGRETLLTFLWEATELRNVRMVIDDSFPKETTSTVFDPKRGQSIIFKLSVRKLGLDIGKVTLYDFDQLINQIKKDRERRVPQISAQDQAAIARLL
- a CDS encoding PAS domain S-box protein, with the protein product MAQQKFSSLSDDLDEVIRLLPVAAFLMDELGRILFANERFRSMVAPPAAEDLTIFDLMQLGTSDTQRDTFRDILAQSHDVLSVNADGKARHLHIRFSDAPLQSSQLYIGIVEDRTDQFTTLAGLRQSEDRLEAIFQSTPLGMCITDSKGYFETVNQAYCRLYGYTPQELIGRHFTIVVPESHKAQLADLHDRFIEEGAEIRGEWDVQRKDGSILTILADAVRIVGSDGSYKKVTFAMDITDKKRAERLKEDIEQITRHDIKSPLSGIMSLARFSKTQAGIPEDARRKFGMIEESCRKIFDLLNLSRGVYLMEQGEYTLDVSEVNLLSLLDQIVSDLHAETVARNIDLRIENETNQALIFYGEELLLYSMLSNLIRNAVEASPEGEKITVRVIPPQRRDETLRICIHNKGAIPESIRPVFFNKYVTYGKTGGTGLGTYSAMLIARSHGGTIRFETDDDRGTEVEVLLPTG
- a CDS encoding HigA family addiction module antitoxin; its protein translation is MKRLKNIHPGEILKEEFLVPMEISVYRLSQETGLSQTRLGQIVRGERGISAETALKLGKFFEIPAAFWLNLQNLYDLEEAERLHEKDIKSIQTAKALGLISA